One genomic window of Xanthobacter dioxanivorans includes the following:
- a CDS encoding transglycosylase domain-containing protein has protein sequence MRREPVLERQESLFDIRLDARDRSGGAPPPADPPRRVRAAKKAEPPPEPPAPRRGRAEPPARPRRRRRGPFLFRLVKWGFILGLWGVLALAGVIAYEASKLPPMQTLMIPKRPPTVTVLAADGKALATRGDMGGVAVPIRELPPYLPKAFVAIEDQRFYSHFGLDPEGLARALVTNLTSRRLRQGGSTLTQQLAKNLFLTQERTASRKVQELVLALWLEHKFTKDEILDLYLNRVYFGAGAYGVEAAAQRYFGKSARQVSLAEAAMLAGLVNSPSRLAPTRNLRGAQQRAALVLSAMRQQAMISQDMAGAALARPAQLSRAGMPDSSGYVADWVMDQMDSFVGELPGDVTVRTTVEPALQQAAERALEDTLAKSGAKYGVGQGALVMLDTDGAVKALIGGRSYADSQYNRAVTARRQPGSAFKPFIYLTALEHGLTPDTVREDAPVQLKGWRPENSTHDYRGPVTLTTALALSLNTVSVRLTLEVGPKAVVATAKRLGIASALDPNPSIALGTSEVSVLELASAYTPFANGGIGVVPHVIDTVKSADGKTLYQRAGAGPGRVMDPAYAAMMNQMMTQTLAIGTARRADLPGWQAAGKTGTSQDYRDAWFVGYTARYVTAVWLGNDDSSPTKKASGANLPVEIWSRVMKTAHQNVPVAELPGGLRTAGFGGIGYGQPGGSFLPPESVPDDRPPAVVGEAPAPRQEEPMTLDRWFVQTFLGGGQRR, from the coding sequence ATGAGGCGGGAACCGGTGCTGGAGCGCCAGGAATCCCTGTTCGACATCCGCCTCGATGCGCGCGACCGCTCGGGTGGCGCCCCGCCTCCGGCGGACCCGCCGCGCCGCGTCCGCGCCGCGAAGAAGGCCGAGCCACCGCCGGAGCCGCCGGCGCCCCGCCGCGGCCGCGCCGAGCCGCCCGCCCGCCCGCGGCGCAGGCGGCGGGGGCCGTTCCTGTTCCGCCTCGTCAAATGGGGCTTCATCCTCGGCCTGTGGGGCGTCCTGGCCCTCGCCGGCGTCATCGCCTACGAGGCGTCGAAGCTGCCGCCCATGCAGACGCTGATGATCCCCAAGCGTCCGCCCACCGTCACCGTGCTGGCCGCCGACGGCAAGGCGCTGGCGACGCGCGGCGACATGGGCGGTGTCGCGGTGCCCATCCGCGAGCTGCCGCCCTATCTGCCGAAGGCGTTCGTCGCCATCGAGGACCAGCGCTTCTACAGTCATTTCGGCCTCGATCCGGAGGGCCTGGCGCGGGCGCTGGTCACCAATCTCACCTCGCGGCGCCTGCGGCAGGGCGGCTCGACGCTGACCCAGCAGCTGGCCAAGAACCTGTTCCTCACCCAGGAGCGCACCGCCTCGCGCAAGGTGCAGGAGCTGGTGCTGGCCCTGTGGCTGGAGCACAAGTTCACCAAGGACGAGATCCTCGACCTCTATCTCAACCGCGTCTATTTCGGCGCCGGCGCCTACGGGGTGGAGGCGGCGGCCCAGCGCTATTTCGGCAAATCGGCCCGGCAGGTGAGCCTCGCCGAGGCGGCCATGCTCGCCGGGCTGGTCAATTCCCCCTCCCGCCTTGCCCCCACGCGCAACCTCAGGGGGGCGCAGCAGCGCGCCGCTTTGGTCCTCTCCGCCATGCGCCAGCAGGCGATGATCTCGCAGGACATGGCCGGCGCCGCCCTCGCCCGTCCGGCGCAGCTGTCGCGCGCCGGCATGCCGGATTCGTCCGGCTACGTGGCCGATTGGGTGATGGACCAGATGGATTCCTTCGTCGGCGAACTGCCCGGCGACGTCACTGTGCGCACCACGGTGGAGCCCGCCCTGCAGCAGGCGGCCGAGCGCGCGCTCGAGGACACCCTGGCGAAATCCGGCGCCAAGTACGGCGTCGGGCAGGGCGCGCTGGTGATGCTCGACACGGACGGCGCGGTGAAGGCGCTCATCGGCGGCCGCTCCTATGCGGACAGCCAGTACAACCGGGCGGTCACGGCGCGGCGCCAGCCGGGCTCCGCCTTCAAGCCCTTCATCTACCTGACTGCGCTGGAGCACGGCCTGACCCCGGACACCGTGCGCGAGGACGCGCCGGTCCAGCTCAAGGGCTGGCGGCCTGAGAATTCCACCCACGACTATCGCGGTCCGGTGACGCTGACCACCGCCCTCGCGCTCTCGCTCAACACCGTCTCGGTCCGCCTGACCCTGGAGGTCGGCCCCAAGGCGGTGGTGGCGACGGCGAAGCGCCTCGGCATCGCCTCGGCGCTCGATCCCAACCCCTCCATCGCCCTCGGCACGTCCGAGGTGTCGGTGCTGGAGCTGGCATCCGCTTATACCCCCTTCGCCAATGGCGGCATCGGCGTGGTGCCCCATGTGATCGACACGGTGAAGTCGGCGGACGGCAAGACCCTCTACCAGCGCGCCGGCGCCGGGCCCGGCCGCGTCATGGATCCCGCCTATGCGGCCATGATGAACCAGATGATGACCCAGACCCTCGCCATCGGCACCGCCCGCCGCGCCGACCTGCCGGGCTGGCAGGCGGCGGGCAAGACGGGCACCTCGCAGGATTATCGCGACGCCTGGTTCGTCGGCTACACGGCGCGCTACGTGACGGCGGTGTGGCTCGGCAACGACGATTCCTCGCCCACCAAGAAGGCATCCGGCGCCAACCTGCCGGTGGAGATCTGGAGCCGGGTGATGAAGACGGCGCACCAGAATGTGCCGGTCGCCGAATTGCCCGGAGGCCTGCGCACGGCCGGTTTCGGCGGCATCGGCTATGGCCAGCCGGGTGGCAGCTTCCTGCCGCCCGAGAGCGTGCCGGACGACCGGCCGCCGGCCGTGGTGGGGGAAGCGCCCGCGCCCCGGCAGGAGGAGCCCATGACCCTCGACCGCTGGTTCGTGCAGACCTTCCTGGGAGGCGGCCAGCGGCGATGA
- a CDS encoding [protein-PII] uridylyltransferase, which produces MSTIRTPRAHRVIGEPFEGLMLKAEIREIGAAHKGRDIDLRNAVVLRLKKALQEGHAEAERLLKEDGCGRCCAMRLSALQDAVITSAHEVAATFLYPVDNPSRSERMAVAAVGGYGRGMMAPGSDTDILFLLPYKQTAWGESVAEAMLYILWDLGLKVGHATRSVEECLRQARADFTIRTSILEARYLVGEKALFEDLEKRFDKEVVEGTGAEFVAAKMAEREERLRRSGQSRYLVEPNVKDGKGGLRDLHTLFWIAKYVYRVQTTSQLVAKAVFTREEARLFTRCEDFLWSVRCHLHFLTGRPEDRLSFDVQRDMAQRLGYTEHPGQKDVERFMKHYFLVAKDVGDLTAILSAALEERHEKPVPGLKGMVERFRAGSRRITLKETTDFILDHDRLNVADEDAFRRDPVNLIRIFHVADKRNLALHPDAMQLAARSLPLIDAAVRENAEANRLFLEIVTSKNAPETVLRRMNEAGVLGRFLPEFGKVVAMMQFNMYHHYTVDEHLLRCIGVLSEIERKVNPENGLANDLMGTVKNRNLLYVALLLHDIAKGRPEDHSVAGARIARRLCPRFGLSPVETETVAWLVEQHLVMSQVAQSRDLSDRKTIENFASVVQNLERMKLLTIITTADIKAVGPGTWNGWKAQLLRTLYYETEPVLTGGFSEVDRGKRVTAAQGQFRHALSDWTDEKVATYVARHYPPYWLRVDLDTKLRHARFVDATEQAGRSIATHAALEPGRGITTLTVLAPDHPKLLSIIAGACAAAGANIVDAHISTTTDGLALDTIAIRRAFDRDDDELRRAGRIQEAVEQALTGEVRLPEVMARKLPKGRRTFTVEPEVTVNNSWSNRHTVVEVSGLDRPGLLFALTNTLSRLNLNIASAHVATFGERAVDVFYVTDLMGAKITGAARQSTIRRALIAVFEGPAEDEEPARRAARA; this is translated from the coding sequence ATGTCCACCATCCGTACCCCCAGAGCCCACCGCGTCATCGGCGAACCCTTCGAAGGCTTGATGCTCAAGGCGGAGATCCGAGAGATCGGCGCCGCCCACAAGGGACGTGACATCGACCTGCGCAACGCGGTCGTGCTCCGCCTCAAGAAGGCCCTCCAGGAGGGCCACGCCGAAGCTGAGCGCCTGTTGAAGGAGGACGGCTGCGGGCGCTGCTGCGCCATGCGCCTGTCCGCCCTGCAGGACGCGGTCATCACCTCGGCCCATGAGGTGGCGGCCACCTTCCTCTATCCGGTGGACAACCCCTCCCGCTCGGAGCGCATGGCCGTCGCCGCGGTGGGCGGATACGGCCGGGGCATGATGGCGCCAGGGTCCGACACGGACATCCTGTTCCTCTTGCCCTACAAGCAGACCGCCTGGGGCGAGAGCGTGGCCGAGGCCATGCTTTATATCCTGTGGGATCTCGGGCTGAAGGTGGGCCACGCCACGCGCTCGGTGGAGGAGTGCCTGCGCCAGGCGCGGGCGGACTTCACCATCCGCACCTCCATCCTCGAGGCGCGCTACCTGGTGGGCGAGAAAGCCCTGTTCGAGGACCTGGAGAAGCGCTTCGACAAGGAAGTAGTGGAAGGCACCGGGGCCGAGTTCGTCGCCGCCAAGATGGCGGAGCGGGAAGAGCGCCTGCGCCGCTCCGGCCAGTCGCGCTACCTGGTCGAACCCAATGTGAAGGACGGCAAGGGCGGGCTGCGCGACCTGCACACCCTGTTCTGGATCGCCAAGTACGTCTACCGGGTGCAGACCACCAGCCAGCTGGTGGCGAAGGCGGTCTTCACCCGCGAGGAGGCGCGCCTCTTCACCCGCTGCGAGGACTTCCTCTGGTCGGTGCGCTGCCATCTCCACTTCCTCACCGGCCGCCCCGAGGACCGCCTGTCCTTCGACGTGCAGCGGGATATGGCCCAGCGCCTCGGCTACACGGAGCATCCCGGCCAGAAGGACGTGGAACGCTTCATGAAGCACTATTTCCTCGTGGCGAAGGATGTGGGCGACCTTACCGCCATCCTCTCCGCCGCGCTGGAGGAGCGCCACGAGAAGCCGGTTCCCGGCCTCAAGGGCATGGTGGAGCGCTTCCGTGCCGGCTCGCGCCGCATCACGCTGAAGGAAACGACGGACTTCATCCTCGACCATGACCGCCTGAACGTGGCGGACGAGGACGCGTTCCGGCGCGACCCGGTCAACCTCATCCGCATCTTCCACGTGGCGGACAAGCGCAACCTCGCGCTCCATCCCGATGCCATGCAGCTGGCCGCCCGCTCGCTGCCGCTGATCGACGCCGCCGTGCGCGAGAATGCCGAGGCGAACCGCCTGTTCCTGGAGATCGTCACCTCGAAGAACGCGCCTGAGACGGTCCTGCGGCGCATGAACGAGGCCGGCGTGCTCGGCCGCTTCCTGCCGGAGTTCGGCAAGGTCGTGGCCATGATGCAATTCAACATGTACCACCACTATACGGTGGACGAGCACCTCTTGCGCTGCATCGGCGTGCTCTCGGAGATCGAGCGCAAGGTCAATCCGGAGAACGGCCTCGCCAACGACCTCATGGGCACGGTGAAGAACCGCAACCTGCTCTATGTGGCCCTGCTCCTGCACGACATCGCCAAGGGCCGCCCCGAGGACCACTCGGTGGCCGGCGCCCGCATCGCCCGGCGCCTGTGCCCGCGCTTCGGCCTCTCGCCGGTGGAGACCGAGACGGTGGCCTGGCTGGTGGAGCAGCACCTCGTCATGTCGCAGGTGGCCCAGTCCCGCGACCTGTCCGACCGCAAGACCATCGAGAACTTCGCCTCGGTGGTGCAGAACCTCGAGCGCATGAAGCTGCTCACCATCATCACCACCGCCGATATCAAGGCGGTGGGGCCGGGCACGTGGAACGGCTGGAAGGCCCAGCTGCTGCGCACGCTTTATTATGAGACCGAGCCGGTCCTCACCGGCGGCTTCTCGGAAGTGGACCGGGGCAAGCGCGTCACCGCCGCCCAGGGCCAGTTCCGCCACGCGCTTTCCGACTGGACCGACGAGAAGGTGGCCACCTACGTGGCGCGGCACTACCCGCCCTACTGGCTGCGGGTGGACCTCGACACCAAGCTGCGCCACGCCCGCTTCGTCGATGCCACCGAGCAGGCCGGTCGCTCCATCGCCACCCATGCGGCGCTGGAGCCGGGGCGCGGCATCACCACCCTCACCGTGCTCGCGCCCGACCATCCCAAGCTGCTGTCGATCATCGCCGGGGCGTGCGCGGCGGCGGGGGCGAACATCGTGGACGCCCACATCTCCACCACCACCGACGGCCTTGCCCTCGACACCATCGCCATCCGCCGCGCCTTCGACCGGGACGACGACGAACTGCGCCGCGCCGGCCGCATCCAGGAGGCGGTGGAGCAGGCGCTGACCGGCGAGGTCCGGCTGCCGGAGGTGATGGCCCGCAAGCTGCCCAAGGGCCGCCGCACCTTCACCGTGGAGCCCGAGGTGACGGTGAACAATTCCTGGTCCAACCGGCACACGGTGGTGGAGGTGTCCGGCCTCGACCGGCCGGGCCTGCTGTTCGCCCTCACCAACACCCTGTCGCGGCTCAACCTCAACATCGCCTCGGCGCATGTGGCCACCTTCGGCGAGCGGGCGGTGGACGTGTTCTACGTCACCGACCTGATGGGCGCGAAGATCACCGGCGCCGCCCGCCAGTCCACCATAAGGCGGGCGCTGATCGCGGTGTTCGAGGGCCCGGCGGAGGACGAGGAGCCCGCCCGCCGCGCCGCGCGCGCATAG
- the mnmA gene encoding tRNA 2-thiouridine(34) synthase MnmA: MIPAAPPFDMPGDPASIRVVVAMSGGVDSSVVAGLLARAGYDVVGVTLQLYDHGEAAHRRGACCAGQDIYDASEVARTLGIPHYVLDYESRFQEEVIDRFAASYAAGVTPIPCVDCNRTVKFRDLLATAEELGARYLATGHYVASRALPDGRRGLFRAAEEARDQSYFLYATTAAQLDRLRFPLGEMRKADVRALAAEFGLPVADKPDSQDICFVPGGDYAEVVERLRPEAAEPGDIVHLDGRVLGRHRGVMHYTIGQRKGLGIATPEPLYVIAIDAARREVRVGPREALAVRAIHMADVNWLGDMPFEEAVAREAEVFVKVRSTRPPVPARLGRGADGTPAVYLAVGEEGVAPGQACVLYDGAGAAARLYGGGTIVKAERVAKSIAEVA, from the coding sequence ATGATCCCAGCGGCTCCTCCCTTCGACATGCCGGGCGACCCCGCCTCCATCCGCGTGGTGGTGGCCATGTCGGGCGGGGTGGATTCCTCCGTGGTGGCGGGCCTCCTGGCGCGCGCCGGCTATGACGTGGTGGGCGTGACGCTCCAGCTCTACGACCATGGCGAGGCGGCCCACCGGCGCGGCGCCTGCTGTGCCGGGCAGGACATCTACGACGCCAGCGAGGTGGCCCGCACCCTGGGCATCCCCCATTACGTGCTGGATTATGAAAGCCGCTTCCAGGAGGAGGTGATCGACCGCTTCGCCGCGAGCTACGCCGCGGGCGTCACGCCGATCCCCTGCGTGGACTGCAACCGCACGGTCAAGTTCCGCGACCTCCTCGCCACAGCCGAGGAGCTCGGCGCCCGCTACCTGGCCACCGGCCATTATGTGGCCAGCCGAGCGCTGCCCGATGGCCGGCGCGGCCTCTTCCGGGCGGCGGAGGAGGCGCGCGACCAGTCCTATTTCCTTTATGCCACCACCGCCGCGCAGCTCGACCGCCTGCGCTTCCCCCTCGGCGAGATGCGCAAGGCGGACGTGCGGGCGCTCGCCGCCGAATTCGGCCTGCCGGTGGCGGACAAGCCGGACAGCCAGGACATCTGCTTCGTGCCCGGCGGCGACTATGCGGAAGTGGTGGAGCGTCTGCGCCCCGAAGCCGCCGAGCCGGGCGACATCGTGCATCTCGACGGCCGCGTGCTCGGCCGCCATCGCGGCGTCATGCACTACACCATCGGACAGCGGAAGGGCCTCGGCATCGCCACGCCCGAACCGCTCTACGTGATCGCCATCGACGCGGCGCGGCGGGAAGTGCGGGTCGGCCCGCGCGAGGCTCTGGCGGTGCGCGCCATCCATATGGCCGACGTGAACTGGCTCGGCGACATGCCGTTCGAGGAGGCCGTGGCGCGGGAGGCGGAGGTGTTCGTGAAGGTGCGCTCGACGCGCCCGCCGGTGCCTGCCCGGCTCGGCCGTGGCGCCGATGGCACACCGGCCGTCTATCTGGCGGTCGGCGAGGAAGGCGTTGCGCCGGGGCAGGCCTGCGTGCTCTACGATGGCGCCGGAGCCGCCGCCCGCCTCTATGGCGGCGGCACGATCGTGAAGGCGGAGCGGGTGGCCAAGAGCATCGCCGAGGTCGCCTGA
- a CDS encoding class I SAM-dependent methyltransferase: MAVQYDLEGQKRVYAKWAPIYDKVYVKLLADAQRKAANAAAACGPKILEVGVGTGLVLPYYPRGAQVTGIDLSFHMLQKAVEKKVERGLSQVGLLAAMDACNLGFPDESFNAVTVPFVITLVPDPEGALDEMYRVLKPGGEIIVASKLGADEGPAMHIEAALAPLVKKVGWSIAFKASRLKNWAAKYPDMEVIEISPVFPVGFFKLVRIKKKAR; encoded by the coding sequence ATGGCGGTTCAGTACGATCTCGAAGGGCAGAAGCGCGTCTACGCCAAGTGGGCGCCCATCTACGACAAGGTCTATGTGAAGCTGCTCGCCGACGCCCAGCGCAAGGCGGCGAACGCCGCCGCCGCCTGCGGGCCGAAGATCCTGGAAGTGGGCGTGGGCACGGGCCTCGTCCTGCCCTACTACCCCCGTGGCGCGCAGGTGACCGGCATCGATCTGTCCTTCCACATGCTGCAGAAGGCGGTGGAGAAGAAGGTGGAGCGCGGCCTGTCCCAGGTGGGCCTGCTCGCCGCCATGGACGCCTGCAACCTCGGCTTCCCTGACGAGAGCTTCAACGCCGTCACTGTTCCGTTCGTGATCACGCTGGTGCCGGACCCGGAAGGCGCGCTCGACGAGATGTACCGGGTGCTAAAGCCGGGCGGCGAGATCATCGTCGCCTCCAAGCTCGGGGCGGACGAAGGCCCCGCCATGCACATCGAGGCGGCGCTGGCCCCGCTGGTGAAGAAGGTGGGCTGGAGCATCGCCTTCAAGGCCAGCCGGCTGAAGAACTGGGCGGCGAAGTATCCCGACATGGAGGTCATCGAGATCTCTCCGGTCTTCCCGGTGGGCTTCTTCAAGCTGGTGCGCATCAAGAAGAAGGCGCGCTGA
- a CDS encoding aldolase/citrate lyase family protein — MLRFPASARRLPMPPDNDNGRPPRGSGGELRNAMQIPHNPFKRALHDGRQQIGFWCAIPSNYVSEILAGAGFDWIVLDTEHSPNELPNVHAQLQSMVGGTAQPVVRVPWNDSVTLKRFLDIGTQSFLIPMVQTAEEAKAAVAATRYPPHGIRGYAVAARATRFGRIPDYFERYADEMCVLVQVETIEALERVEEIAAVPGVDGVFIGPGDLSASMGFLHQPAHPKVVEVIEKGLGRIAAAGNRGGVLVSDPALAQRYMAAGSVFTAVGVDAALFARTVDGVVKRYKG, encoded by the coding sequence ATGCTCCGTTTTCCTGCATCGGCGCGCCGTCTGCCCATGCCGCCCGACAACGACAATGGCCGCCCGCCACGGGGCTCGGGCGGCGAACTGAGGAACGCCATGCAGATCCCCCACAATCCCTTCAAGCGTGCCCTTCATGACGGCCGGCAGCAGATCGGCTTCTGGTGCGCCATTCCTTCCAACTACGTCTCCGAGATCCTGGCCGGCGCCGGGTTCGACTGGATCGTGCTCGATACCGAGCATTCCCCCAACGAGCTGCCCAACGTGCACGCCCAGCTCCAGTCCATGGTCGGCGGCACGGCGCAGCCGGTGGTGCGGGTGCCGTGGAACGATTCCGTGACGCTGAAGCGCTTCCTCGACATCGGAACGCAGAGCTTCCTCATCCCCATGGTGCAGACGGCCGAGGAGGCGAAGGCCGCGGTGGCGGCCACGCGCTATCCGCCCCACGGCATCCGCGGCTACGCGGTGGCGGCCCGCGCCACCCGCTTCGGCCGCATCCCGGATTATTTCGAGCGCTATGCCGACGAGATGTGCGTGCTGGTGCAGGTGGAGACCATAGAGGCGCTGGAGCGGGTCGAGGAGATCGCCGCGGTGCCGGGGGTCGACGGCGTCTTCATCGGTCCCGGAGACCTGTCCGCCTCCATGGGCTTCCTGCACCAGCCGGCGCATCCGAAGGTGGTGGAGGTCATCGAGAAGGGGCTCGGGCGCATCGCGGCGGCCGGCAACCGGGGCGGCGTGCTGGTGAGCGACCCGGCGCTGGCGCAGCGCTACATGGCGGCCGGCTCGGTCTTCACCGCCGTGGGGGTGGACGCCGCCCTCTTCGCCCGCACGGTCGACGGGGTGGTCAAGCGCTACAAGGGATAG
- a CDS encoding NAD(P)/FAD-dependent oxidoreductase, with the protein MTSFQEIEIAIVGGGIVGLSVARTLQRLGISVICFEAATAGSGQSAGGSRIMRAAYSDPAMLWLAQKARKGWDQWEAEAGLDFIDRTGSFLIVENAEAERARLEGLKLKVRFVSEEEQRVLLPVREPWRAPVILEEEAGTIRAQASIAWLKSSLGAALLEHTPVLGLSQRARHVLVATRTAIFRARRVLVVAGMQTPVLGRAMGVSVPQVYSVHQRLLFPLKPGYRDRPMVSFRDKGDHRHGVLYTYGLPALHDDLFAVGLEPSDTDRTGGGDPDMVVEHTLALVEELLPGLETGGFRIESCVSTSLEHPQDGAPWESERLEVVRRGAVDFFAGGHLFKFAPALGEMLAGMVLGGDVPAMFQPE; encoded by the coding sequence ATGACGTCGTTCCAGGAGATCGAGATCGCCATCGTCGGCGGTGGCATCGTCGGCCTTTCGGTCGCGCGCACGCTCCAGCGGCTGGGTATCAGCGTGATCTGCTTCGAGGCCGCGACCGCCGGCAGCGGCCAGTCGGCGGGCGGCTCGCGCATCATGCGCGCGGCCTATAGCGACCCGGCCATGCTGTGGCTGGCGCAGAAGGCCCGCAAGGGGTGGGATCAATGGGAAGCCGAGGCGGGGCTCGATTTCATCGACCGCACCGGCTCCTTCCTCATCGTCGAGAACGCCGAGGCGGAGCGGGCCCGGCTCGAAGGCCTGAAGCTCAAGGTGCGCTTTGTCAGCGAGGAGGAGCAGCGCGTGCTGCTGCCGGTGCGCGAGCCCTGGCGGGCCCCGGTGATCCTGGAGGAAGAGGCCGGGACTATCCGCGCGCAAGCGAGCATCGCGTGGCTCAAGTCGAGCCTCGGGGCGGCGCTCCTGGAGCACACGCCCGTGCTCGGCCTCAGCCAGCGCGCGCGCCATGTGCTCGTCGCCACCCGCACGGCCATCTTCCGGGCCCGGCGGGTGCTGGTGGTGGCGGGCATGCAGACCCCGGTGCTCGGCCGGGCCATGGGCGTGAGCGTGCCGCAGGTGTACAGCGTCCACCAGCGCCTGCTCTTCCCGCTGAAGCCCGGCTATCGCGACCGGCCCATGGTGTCATTCCGTGACAAGGGCGATCATCGCCATGGGGTGCTGTACACCTACGGCCTTCCGGCGCTGCACGACGACCTGTTCGCGGTGGGCCTGGAGCCCAGCGACACCGACCGCACCGGCGGCGGCGATCCCGACATGGTGGTGGAGCACACGCTGGCGCTGGTGGAGGAACTGCTGCCGGGGCTGGAGACGGGCGGCTTCCGCATCGAATCCTGCGTCTCCACCTCGCTGGAGCATCCGCAGGACGGCGCCCCGTGGGAATCCGAGCGGCTTGAGGTGGTGCGGCGCGGGGCGGTGGACTTCTTCGCCGGCGGCCATCTCTTCAAGTTCGCCCCCGCATTGGGCGAAATGCTCGCCGGCATGGTGCTCGGCGGGGATGTCCCGGCCATGTTCCAGCCGGAGTGA
- a CDS encoding pyridoxal phosphate-dependent aminotransferase: MLTTVSAFDRIGEENAFAVLARATALAGEGRSILNLGIGQPDFRTPDHVVEAAVKALRDGQHGYTPSVGILPLREAVAADLHRRHGAEVDPDLVMIMPGGKVTMYAAIRLFGEPGAEILYPDPGFPIYRSMIEHTGATPVPVPIREQNGFAFSAEETLALITERTRLIIINSPANPTGGVTPAAEIDKLVKGLADFPHVALMSDEIYDQFLFDGEEHRTLLAYPEIRDRLILLNGWSKTYAMTGWRLGYSIWPKVLYNQVRKLAVNCWSCVNAATQYAGIAALEGPQDSVAAMTAEFDARRRMVVEGLNRLPGVTCATPKGAFYAFPNITGTGWASAKTLASALLEEAGVAVIGGPDFGLHGEGYLRLSYATSRENIVQALTRMDDFLAANRKVA, from the coding sequence ATGCTCACCACGGTTTCCGCCTTCGACCGCATCGGCGAGGAGAACGCGTTCGCCGTGCTCGCCCGGGCGACGGCGCTGGCGGGCGAGGGACGCTCCATCCTCAATCTCGGCATCGGCCAGCCGGACTTCCGCACGCCCGACCATGTGGTCGAGGCCGCGGTGAAGGCGCTGCGCGACGGGCAGCACGGCTATACGCCCTCCGTCGGCATCCTGCCCCTGCGCGAGGCGGTGGCCGCCGACCTCCACCGCCGCCATGGCGCGGAGGTGGACCCGGACCTGGTGATGATCATGCCGGGCGGCAAGGTCACCATGTATGCTGCTATCCGCCTGTTCGGCGAACCGGGCGCCGAGATCCTCTACCCGGACCCGGGCTTTCCCATCTACCGCTCCATGATCGAGCACACCGGCGCCACGCCGGTGCCGGTGCCGATCCGCGAGCAGAACGGCTTCGCCTTCTCGGCCGAGGAGACGCTCGCCCTCATCACCGAGCGTACCCGGCTCATCATCATCAACTCCCCCGCCAACCCCACCGGCGGGGTCACGCCGGCCGCCGAGATCGACAAGCTGGTGAAGGGCCTCGCCGACTTCCCCCATGTCGCCCTCATGTCGGACGAGATCTACGACCAGTTCCTGTTCGACGGGGAAGAACACCGCACGCTGCTCGCCTATCCCGAGATCCGCGACCGGCTGATCCTGCTCAACGGCTGGTCCAAGACCTACGCCATGACCGGCTGGCGGCTCGGCTACTCCATCTGGCCGAAGGTGCTCTACAACCAGGTGCGCAAGCTCGCAGTGAACTGCTGGTCCTGCGTCAACGCCGCCACCCAATATGCCGGCATCGCGGCGCTGGAGGGTCCGCAGGACTCGGTTGCCGCCATGACCGCCGAGTTTGACGCCCGCCGCCGCATGGTGGTGGAGGGGCTGAACCGGCTGCCGGGCGTGACCTGCGCCACGCCCAAGGGCGCCTTCTACGCCTTCCCCAACATCACCGGCACCGGCTGGGCCTCCGCCAAGACGCTCGCCTCCGCCCTGCTGGAAGAGGCGGGCGTCGCGGTGATCGGCGGGCCGGACTTCGGCCTCCATGGCGAGGGCTACCTGCGCCTGTCCTATGCCACCTCGCGGGAGAACATCGTGCAGGCGCTCACGCGCATGGATGATTTCCTCGCGGCGAACCGCAAGGTCGCCTGA
- a CDS encoding lysozyme inhibitor LprI family protein encodes MRRWGPGLALLALALGPALALIHLPRRDTVPPGDTTARETLPPETPLREPAAEPPPPAAVTAAIDLPEAGMQPAATAPFPAPPSGGTKSGPAPRPPERWAGNPACPRDRRSTREYNRCLFDFTRTSEQELEAELANALVVIDARSDLPAVQRTRWRSLLDEAQSRFLLYRNFDCQSVAPFEGPRGIGNFEQRSLCLIEANTRRARELRARYGSPMTVLPELSGGPWARGGTYVRVVPPSLQ; translated from the coding sequence GTGCGGCGGTGGGGCCCCGGCCTCGCTTTGCTCGCCCTCGCCCTCGGCCCGGCCCTCGCCCTGATTCACCTGCCCCGCCGGGACACCGTGCCGCCCGGCGACACCACGGCCCGCGAAACGCTCCCGCCCGAAACGCCTCTCCGCGAACCCGCCGCCGAACCACCCCCGCCTGCCGCGGTGACCGCCGCCATCGATCTCCCGGAAGCGGGGATGCAGCCGGCGGCGACCGCCCCGTTCCCGGCACCGCCGTCCGGCGGGACGAAATCCGGGCCCGCGCCGAGGCCCCCGGAGCGCTGGGCCGGCAACCCGGCCTGCCCGCGCGACCGCCGCTCGACGCGGGAATACAATCGCTGCCTCTTCGACTTCACCCGCACCTCCGAGCAGGAGCTAGAGGCCGAGTTGGCGAATGCCCTCGTCGTCATCGACGCCCGCAGCGACCTGCCGGCGGTGCAGCGCACGCGGTGGCGCAGCCTGCTGGACGAGGCGCAGTCGCGCTTCCTGCTCTACCGCAATTTCGACTGCCAGAGCGTCGCCCCGTTCGAGGGGCCACGCGGCATCGGCAATTTCGAGCAGCGCTCCTTGTGCCTCATCGAGGCCAACACCCGCCGGGCCCGGGAGCTGCGCGCCCGCTACGGCTCGCCCATGACGGTGCTTCCGGAGCTGAGCGGCGGCCCCTGGGCACGCGGGGGCACTTATGTCCGGGTGGTTCCCCCCAGCCTCCAGTGA